The following proteins are co-located in the Natator depressus isolate rNatDep1 chromosome 4, rNatDep2.hap1, whole genome shotgun sequence genome:
- the LOC141985796 gene encoding uncharacterized protein LOC141985796, protein MQSSSAEVTMMESQNRKRAPAWTEREVRDLIAVWGEESVLSELRSSFRNAKTYVKISQGMKDRGHNRDPKQCHVKLKELRQAYQKTREANGRSGSEPQTCRFYDELHAILGGSATTTPAVLFDSFNGDGGNTEAGFGDEEDDDDDEVVDSSQQASGETGFPDSQELFLTLDLEPVPPEPTQGCLLDPAGGEGTSAACVSMITGSSPSQRLVKIRKKKKTHSR, encoded by the exons atgcagagctcatcagcagaggtgaccatgatggagtcccagaatcgcaaaagagctccagcatggaccgaacgggaggtacgggatctgatcgctgtatggggagaggaatccgtgctatcagaactccgttccagttttcgaaatgccaaaacctatgtcaaaatctcccagggcatgaaggacagaggccataacagggacccgaagcagtgccacgtgaaactgaaggagctgaggcaagcctaccagaaaaccagagaggcgaacggccgctccgggtcagagccccaaacatgccgcttctatgatgagctgcatgccattttagggggttcagccaccactaccccagccgtgttgtttgactccttcaatggagatggaggcaatacggaagcaggttttggggacgaagaagatgatgatgatgatgaggttgtagatagctcacagcaagcaagcggagaaaccggttttcccgacagccaggaactgtttctcaccctggacctggagccagtaccccccgaacccacccagggctgcctcctggacccagcaggcggagaagggacctccg ctgcatgtgtttcaatgatcacaggatcttctccttcccagaggctagtgaagattagaaagaaaaaaaaaacgcactcgagatga